In Pelmatolapia mariae isolate MD_Pm_ZW linkage group LG8, Pm_UMD_F_2, whole genome shotgun sequence, one genomic interval encodes:
- the LOC135933522 gene encoding alpha-N-acetylgalactosaminide alpha-2,6-sialyltransferase 1-like: MSEWNRLSHFNNPFGFMEYKYDDVMASVKLIPKPKEPLLLPKPGGDGCVHCAVVGTAGILNGSKVGAEIDAHDYVFRMNGAVTKGFEEDVGNRTSVYVHTAYSITASPSVFGTYGYKSAPHDEGIKYVMIPEGIRDFQWLEGLLKGQQVSGGQFDKEWPRDYYSGQYNESRFYVLHQDFLRYVRNRFLKSPNLNETFWPIVRPTNGAFTLFLALHTCDTVDAYGFMTDEYMKYSNYYFEKYIKSNVIFYANHDYILEKNTWKNFHKRKIIKLYQRTEPETKTETPKQH; encoded by the exons ATGAGCGAGTGGAATCGACTTTCACATTTTAACAATCCTTTTGGGTTCATGGAGTACAAATATGATG ATGTGATGGCTTCAGTGAAGCTGATTCCAAAGCCAAAagagccactgctcctcccGAAACCAGGGGGCGATGGCTGTGTTCACTGCGCTGTGGTGGGTACTGCGGGAATTCTGAACGGCTCAAAAGTGGGTGCAGAGATCGATGCTCATGATTACGTTTTTCG GATGAACGGTGCCGTTACCAAAGGTTTTGAGGAAGATGTAGGAAACAGAACATCAGTGTATGTTCACACAGCGTACTCCATCACTGCATCACCTTCTGTTTTTGGGACATATGGATACAAATCTGCCCCTCATGATGAG GGAATAAAATATGTGATGATTCCCGAGGGGATAAGAGATTTCCAATGGCTCGAGGGTCTTCTCAAAGGACAGCAGGTCTCTGGTGGCCAATTCGACAAGGAATG GCCAAGGGACTACTATTCAGGGCAGTACAATGAGAGCCGCTTCTACGTTCTACACCAGGACTTCCTCCGATACGTGAGGAACAG GTTCCTAAAGTCACCTAATCTGAATGAAACATTCTGGCCAATAGTCAGACCAACCAACGGAGCGTTCACTCTCTTCCTGGCTTTGCACACATGTGATACA GTGGATGCATATGGATTCATGACTGATGAATACATGAAATACTCCAACTACTATTTTGAGAAGTACATTAAAAGTAATGTCATTTTCTATGCCAACCATGACTACATTTTGGAGAAGAATACATGGAAAAACtttcacaaaagaaaaataataaagctgTATCAAAGAACGGAGccagaaacaaagacagaaacccCGAAGCAACACTGA